The genomic region ATAATCACTTTTCCAATATCCCTTTTAACAGAAGTGATAAACTATCACTTTCcataatcatcataatcattattaacataaaacCTTCATGCCATATCCCTCGATTGTTTCACCGATTCCAATCCATGATTCTTGCAAAAATACTCTATTAAATTGTTGGGGAAATATTGAATTAGTGGGTAAAGAATCAACAACcggattgatactagaatcgtgaaacactttcttaatagagtatttcgacccacttggtcacgggttacacgaaatcactattaggataagactaTTATGAACAATCGTCTTGACCAAAAGATAATTGTTCCTTGCAATTGTAGATTGCATAAATCTGTAAgttttgtgttgaaagtgtgttagaCATGTCCGAAAATCTGGAACATTGTGTAAAAAGTCTAACCCTTCATatggaaatgaatccatatatttataatgggtcaaaaggtgttTACCAAAAGTCACAACCTTTCATGATACCCCATACATAACTTGGAAGTTTATACTCATGTATTTGTGCTTAAACCAGTCCAAATACATGTAAAAACCGTTCTAAAATGTCCTGGAACAACCCCACAACGTTTGGGGTTCAAatatgccttttgggttgaaaagacaccttttcagcgaactagtgttaagccgcgccgcgggcctgAGAGCCGCGCCGTGGGCTAACAAAGAACCCCACTTGAAAAAACGCCAAAAGCTCGACCTGAAATTtgtgccttaagccgcgccgcaggtggcgaggccgcgccgcggcctaaaccTGCCCAGCAACTCAAATTTCCACTCTAAGGTTTTTTCGCGCGTATGGCCTTTTCAAGTCTCGTTTCGCATTCCTTATGTTCCAAATGTTATTTCCAAGCTCACTAACATAACCTCAAACCATTTTAcgctttacgaacgtgtactccacactccccaaatccgtgtagcgtttcaatggttcgatcactttcaacttagcaatccaatcaactaaaatgacgttggatcatgctaaaatcaccaacatttgCATGGCATGGTTCAAACCGATTTTGCTAAAACCGGTTATACGGGTTTCATAACATATTTTTTCttttttgttaaaatacattttaaaagtaTACTTATTGGCCGAAGAAATCATGTTCTCTATGTAAGTGTATATATACACGCATATATACTACGTAGTAAAAGATAAACTACGTACTAATTACTTAACTGATCCTAATTAAACCGGTTTGACCAATTAACAACGAgaaaaaaattaacaaaataattTGAACATAATGCGTCATAGTAACAGAAAAAAGTAAACAACATAACATACTTGAGAAATCAAGGAGTGATGCTACTCAATAATTAACGATACAACAATATATTTATTTCGTAAATCCACAATTACAAATGAGTCTTAAACCCCGTTACAAAGTGGGAGTTTAATTAGTTGTTTCATAATGCTTAAAATCCCTCTTACATGTATGTCCATTTCCACTTTTCCGCACCCGTCATTACATAATCTTCGCTAAATTAATCATCAACAAAAAAACAAGAAAAACCAAATATTCAAATCAACCATCCACCACATCTCTATCACTTGAGTAACTCCATAGATCCCAccatatgatcatcatcatcaatagACTCGTAATTATTACCACCATGATGGTCATTCATCATGTTTGTGGTGGTGGGACAGTATCCAACAACGTTGTTAAGCAGTGGCATGGATATAGCTGTCTCACCACCACCAGTGTTACTAGAATTAACCGCCGCATGTTCCAATGACTCAACTTGTTTTTTCAAAAACTTCATATAATGAACCGCTTCATCTAACATAGATGCCGTATCCATCTTGGTACCACCCGGTACTAATCTTTGCAATATTCTAATCTTTTCACTAATCCTCTCTCTTCGATGTCTAGCCGCCACACTTTGAGGATCCTTCGATATCTTGACGTTTCGTCTTTTTGGTGGCTTCACTGCTTCTGGGTCAATCTGAACCGGTTGCAGTGCAGCCATCCGAAATATCATTTCCCTCATTGCTTCCACCGAGTCTGGTTTTTGATGAAACCAGCTCGGACGTGGGAAGCAGTGATCATGAGAAATAGAGAATTGTGATGGTGGGATTGTAATATGTTCTTGATTAGGGTAAATGGATGGTTGTGtacggtggtgggtggtggtggaagTTGATCCGTTGAAAAAGTATATGTCCATGAAAGATGGATCGGGTTGAAATGGTTGAGAAAATGGGTCGGGGAGTTTGTCAAGTTCCATCATCATTGTCATCATCTCCATGTAGTGTTTATAGGTTTAAGAAGctatgattttataaataataagaattaaaaatattatgagATAAATGGAATGGAACAGTGGAGGAATGTGTCAGTGAGAGTGGAATTGtggaaggttttatatatatatagcaactttatctctaaatatatttattatagtatatttttttaattattatgtaTCTATTGTAtctattatctatctatctatctatacatatataaaaatatgagttgtaatcacttgcatccataaatttgcttgaaaacaaagggaccaatgagaacgcgacatgtggcgcgaaaatcacatgtgattgaaaaaaaaattcgaaaaattttttttttttttgaaatttttttttcgaaaattttttttttcgaattttattttcgaaatttttttttcgaattttttttttaaaatcatatgtgattatcattgtcaatcacatgtgattgtaaacccaatcacatgtgattatgcatggcaaattcaatcacatgtgattgtacaattcaatcacatgtgattgtgcaggtaaatcacatgtgattgtaaaaaaaaaaatttaaaaatttaaaaaaagaaaatttaaaaaaaaaaatttaaaagtttttttttcgaaaaaaaaaatttttgaattttttttttttcaatcacatgtgattttcgcgacacatgtcgcgctctcattggtcccttgaatctcaacttaatttatggactcaaataaATATTCCTCATAAAAATATAGTCTATAATATATTGAAGCTAACACATATAAATATGCATATTTCATATCATAATAAATAAAACAACTTAAAATCTACAGATTTTTTGTTCTGTTATGGACTTGCTTCATGTGTGACAAGCTAAATTAATCGGTCGGTGTAGTAGAAGTCTTAAATTTATTCATTTGTTAACATATTGTTTATATTTATTCTTTTGAAATaaaattcgaatattataattgATTTTTTTATTATCCtacatactaatactaattattatgATCAATTAGTTAGTGTTCAAGGGAGTTTCTAGTTAGTACTACTTACGtatattttaatagcaataacatctTTATTTTCTGGTGatagtataaataataatttgtCTCTAATTTAACATAAAAACACGAGATTTAAGTTACTTCTTGTTGAAGCATATATTTTTGGTAAAAAACACATGTTTGATCGCGATAAAAGAGATTTTTTCAGACGTTAACGACATTGATCCGGTCTGTAAATCGtggataaccctagccgagatgttGATCTCGGAAGGGTGGTTAATGATTTTCCCGATGTCCGATCAACGAGATCGATATGATCAACGGCAAGGGAAACCCCTACGCGGATACGTAAGTAAAAACTCTAGCTCGATAGTAGTCCTGTCAAGTCGAAATGATCTAGTCGTAGAGACGATCGTAAGGAATCAGGAATTAAACACACGAGTGAAGGCCGAACGGTGGAAGAAGGGACTAAAGATATAGATTTTTACCTCATATTTGTATATGTGAATTGGGGTTTAAGTGACTTGTGAACTAAAACAATGTACAAGCTCTAATTGAAAAGCCTTACATAATCAATTCTGATATAATCAAGAGTATCAACGTCTTTTCATAAAATATTCTCCATTAATATTATTTGTTTTTTTGTTAATAACCAGACAGACTTGCCCGAGTGACCAAGttacccaatgaagcacaccacccgggttcaattcttgATAATGTCAAATTGTTCTAAAAGAGAGTGAGACTGGagtgtgcgcataatgcgcaattcacctggtaccaggtctcgcgctcggaggGTTTGATTACCCGAAGTTTTACCTTCTATGGATAAGCTAATATGTTCATTCATAGGAGGGTTTTCTCACTTAtccaaaaatattatttatttatctcGATCTTTAGTAATCCTTATACAACATTTTAGAAAAATATCTTATTATCTATCTACAAATGCATAGTTATGACTTAAATATTCCATATTCTTTCCATGGGTATGTTTGTCGTAACTATCTGAAGCTAGAGCTTATAGCTAGAGTTAGAGGTTATGGCTGAAGCTGGTagctggaacttattttagaaactGACAGCTAGAGCTTATTTTTTTACAATAAAAACTAGTTGGAGCAAAGTTGATATGTAAATTGACTAAAAATGACAATGAATATATAATAGATTATTATATAAAGGGTAAATAGGTATTTTTTGATTTTATAAGTTGGAAGATAATTTTATAAACTACTTCAACTAGcttatttttttttaacttatattttTCATAAGCACTAAAAATTATGTTACTCAAACGAAACTATTAGCttgagcttataaaaaaataaacttaAGATTCCATACGCTCCAACATGCTCGTCGGCTAAACATATATTTTTGAAATTGTTATTTTCCTTTTTAATATGACATTTTCCTTTggttagtttcttttttttttttttttttttttttttttttcctaaaacctgtttataaatgtttttttaatttttaatcttTTTCTTCTACCCTTAATATACTTCAAGGAAGGATTAGTTGATTACATAGAACTTGATATATTTATAATATCTTATGGGCTTACGGCCTAATAAACCTTATGGACTAATATGCCCCCGCAAGATGGAGGTACCGTTAATTACTCCAAGGTTGGATCGAAATAGAAGAAACGACGCTCTAGGCAATGGTTTCGTAAGTGTGTCCGCAAGTTGATCTTTGGAGCTAATATGTTGACTTTGAGTTGTCCATCTTGAATCTTTTCACGTACAAAGTGATAATCGAGCGTGATATGCTTCATTTTGCTATGAAAGACAGGATTCACACATAAGTAAGTTGCACCAACGTTGTCAAAGTATAGAACCGGTGGTATGGCATAGTTGATGCCAACTTCGGATAACAGATTGCGCAACCAAATGAGCTCCAAGGTGGCATTAGCTACGTCTTTATACTCGCCTTCTGTAGACGATCTCGAGACTGACTTTTGCCTAGCTGATTTCCACGAGACTATATTACCTCCGATAAATGATGTTGCCAGTAGTAGAGCGACCATAATCGGAGATGCCACCCCAATCAGAGTCACTAAAAGCACTTAGAAGAGTAGATTGCCCCCGTCGAAGAAACAACCCAAAGTGAATGGTGCCTTTGAGATACCGTAGTAGCCGTTTTAGTGTATGCCAATGTAGATCAGAAGGATTGTGCATATGCTGAGACAATTTATTAACCACAAACGAAATGCCAGGTCGTGTCATGGCTAAATACTGTAACTGACCTATAGTTTGACGAAAATAGTGTGGGTCCACTGGTTGATCCGACTGATTAGGTGTGAGAACTGTGGATGAACTCATAGGCGTGGCAACTAGTTTAGCTCCATGCATAGTATGGCCAAGTAGGATATCCCGTATATGCTGATGCTGAGACAGAAATATACCAGTTGGGGAAGTCACAACCTCAACCCCTAGAAAATGATGTAGCTCGCCAAGATCCTTTAGATCATCACAATCATTGAGTTGCTGCACAAAGGAATTAATAAATGTAGGGTTGTTACCTGTTAAGATAATGTCGTCTACGTAGACAAGAAAATAGACAATGATCCCCTTGGACTTGTAAATAAATAAAGATGTGTCAGCGATGGAGTTTTTAAAACCAAATGAGAGAAGAAATCGTTTGAGTTCCAAATACCAAGCCCTCGGAGCCTGTTTaagtgtaataccccgtcagaatccactaacggaatattaactcctggtctcacagtttagcggtcacgccctgtatatgagacgtttccgaaaaagTATTCGCATTACTTATCAAatcaagtcatttattaaagaaaatgtaactggaaaacgtttgacataaatgactaatgtatatgaacccaaaacatcttgaaacaaaatagtttaaatgcgaatatttgttcttgaaatgaaaatgataaatatgctggacaccgtccagttctagcagcaaacagcataataacttcaattaagcggaagcactacctctaagtacctgagatgaaacatgcaaaacgtcaacgaaaaatgttgagtgaaactacaggtttaggaaatcatttcgtaagttaggccacaagattttcttagaaaacgtcataggaaaagtatacattatcatgagcacttgattataaagctttaacctttgcgtaggccgagcccacgtctttagtttaccctatcttggcgatacaccgatcaagtgtacgagtaacaacaaaataagcaccagttatgttgcggtgaggtttgtcaaacctaacggtaccgtccctataagtcgagcttacaaagtaactaatataatcaagctaagggatttttgatctgaactcatatgtatagtcatttaagtacttgtgcctaatatgtaaaacatttgtaaaaagcatgcatctcatccctgtaaaaacgtagtagggactgtagactcaactTAGTAAAAGCACTTGTaatttcttagcaaaacgtacggttgtcggacaatctcgactgaacaacgtaacttaaataagtaaatcatcttaagtatacacttataggtcaaaacatgtcaacccatagtgtacgcaaagtcctagtgctcagactgactcaacgaataagtaaaagtcaactaatccaagcaagtcaacaaaagtcaaccctaaagtcaactcggtcaaagtggtcaactaaagtcaaacatctcagtaggtcatacaaacatgactaataagtcaaacctaggtcaagtatcactttacaagtcatagttaagcatattgcacttttgcaccttagAACATgctttagaaattcgtacgtcgtagaaagatccaactatagctcatagcacataaatcattaaatcatgaacaactccagatcttaactacacttaaaattgattccaaaaagtctggacaaagcctcatacgataaataaaagtccaatatcagaaagggtctatTCATAGTTCATTAAAgaaatttctgcccgcgcgtcagtttttaaacatttttttataaaatatagaaaatagattttgatgaacggccaattggagtcatctcaaaacatctcaaaattttagtgataaaataattagAAACATTGCTTTAGCCGATTTGTACATTTTCGCAAATATTTttagactcatcagtttttgatcATCAACCAGACACATCAcaaagacgagcatatatctcatggaaaatcacgttctctCAAGTAtgtatacaaatgaaacatgtcaaagaacacttataataatatattccagaatatcaaagtctcaaacaattcctagttcactctagcaatttttatgtaactttgaaaaacgattcagctcaccaaaaaaatcaaatcttcgttttgcataacgggagcattacataaccttttgacgcaaatatttagtctaaattgcataacttttcacaaggaatatagtagtacactttatataagctaaaacacaaagcatgcaactcagaaaattcgtatttcatgcaaaccctaacgaaaacttcgattaagcacatcttaagcatacgataacgaaatcacgcaaaatcggagtctaaaattaataacttttcgatatctttctATTTAAACATATTACAAGGTCAGATCTCATATAAGTTAAATCAGATCAACaagaaacaaattcgtttttcgtacatacaacgttaattacgcaatcaaacgataaataacaacactagacaccattaattgagcactagacttgattacactatgtaattgcataAAATTCAGATTTAATAAAATTAAGGTTACTAGTTATACCTTAAATCAAAATTGATTGATGCTAGGGTGCGTAGAACGATCTAGGGGAACAACTTTGATCTTCAAAACTTGATCTAATTTTGAGTGGTGATGGTGTTTGTGGGGTGATGGTGGTCGACGGCTTCCAAGGGGGGATGGAGAGAGAAAAATCAACTAGCTCAAGAAAATAATGAGGGTTTGTGATCTAATTTTCTATTTATAGTCTAGATTAGGGCCTCAAATTAATTAACTAATGACCCACTAACCAAAATAAGTCCACTAAGGGGGGTTTGGGTGAGGGTTCGGCAGAATGGCCCTATAGGGGTGTTCCTGGGCTCGTTTTGCATATTTACTTGTACGCGTGTGGTCCGTTTCGAATGcggttaaccgtaccgggtctccggaacgttaactagtcgttgaaacaaaatcaccggatttaattcattaaataaataataaattaaattagtttttcttaaagttaataattattgaaaataattatttcgtcgtttttctgagttctgtAAACTAAAAAGCATTCtatgcgattaacttaatcgtaacattttctagttatttcactttttgaaataaattcataaattaatataacctattaattcaagaatctctctataagcatgtatttaattctattaaacacacgagtctaagtaaccaccgttaaatacttaacggacaattaacgatagcaaacggaaaaagttgggttgttacattaaggCCATATAACGCCTTTCGAAGTTTGCAAACGTGTGTAGGGAACTGAGGGTGTATAAACCCAGCTGGTTTTTGCATGTAAACATCCTCGGTGATGGTGCCATTGAGAAAACCGTTATTGATGTCAATTTGTTGAAGGGTCCAGTTATAAGATAACGCAAGGTGAAGTATAACTCGTATGGTAACAGGCTTAGTAACGGGACAAAAGGTGTCATGATATTCAACACCAGCGCGTTGATGATACCCTTTAGCTACTAGATGTGCTTTGAACTTGTGTATGGAACCATCAGGGTTACACTTGACACGAAAGATCCACTTATTACCGAGTAGGTTTTGGTCGGTTTTAGGAACCAAGTCCCACTTATGATTCTGCATAAGAGCATTAAACTCACATGACATGGCCTCACGCCAATCTTAATGTTTAATAGCCTGTGAAACGCAGGTAGGCTCGATGGTGTCGGGAAGAGGATGAGCAGTGGCAAGGTTCACATACATAGGATTAAAATATCTAGGGTTAGGTTGGCGAGCACGAGCAGGTCGTGCAGAGGGAGGTGATGGGGCTGCTGGGGTGGCA from Rutidosis leptorrhynchoides isolate AG116_Rl617_1_P2 chromosome 9, CSIRO_AGI_Rlap_v1, whole genome shotgun sequence harbors:
- the LOC139868778 gene encoding transcription factor HEC2-like; translation: MEMMTMMMELDKLPDPFSQPFQPDPSFMDIYFFNGSTSTTTHHRTQPSIYPNQEHITIPPSQFSISHDHCFPRPSWFHQKPDSVEAMREMIFRMAALQPVQIDPEAVKPPKRRNVKISKDPQSVAARHRRERISEKIRILQRLVPGGTKMDTASMLDEAVHYMKFLKKQVESLEHAAVNSSNTGGGETAISMPLLNNVVGYCPTTTNMMNDHHGGNNYESIDDDDHMVGSMELLK